Below is a window of Mycolicibacterium chitae DNA.
GGGAAGTCCGACCAACCGCTGTACTGGCGGGCGATGTCGAGGGTCAGATCCCCGTTGTCGGGGGTGGCCCCGCTGAACGTGACATCCAAAATCGGGATCTTCAGCCCGGCGAAGCGCGACAGGACACCGCCGTTGGCGCGGTTGGGATTCTCCACGAGGACGAACGTCGCGCCGGTGTTCGCATGCTCGCCCTTGTACTTCGAGGCCGCCACCGCACCTTGGGAGAACGCGAAGACCACGTCACCGTCGCCGATTTGCTCATCGGCCAGCAGCGCGGCGCCCTGGGACACCGACGCATCCCACTTCAGGTCGTCGAGTCCGCCGTGTGACACCGGCCAGAAACCGGCGTTGTAGTCGATCTTGGTGGGGGGACCGCTGGGCGGCACCGTCGCGGTGCCGGCGAACACCCGCCCCATGAAGGCGGTGAACTCGGCGTCGGTCGGCTCGTCGCCGATGTTGGTGCCGCGCAGGTAGTACGTCTGCGCCAGCAACTGCGGGCTCGCCACCAGCGTCGGCGTCAGCCCGACGACCGTCGCGGCGACGCCGGCCGCGGCCACCGTGGCCGCGGTGCCGCCCGCCGACCAACGACGGCTGCGCTGAGCGCGATGCCGACCACACGATTTCCCCACCCGAAACCCCCAGAAGTGCACAAAGCGAATGCGCCGAATCCTACGGCACAATTTGCTGAGTCCACACCGGGATCGCCTGATTGCCGTGGGGGCTCAGCCGCCGCACACCACCCGGGGGATCGGGTCGTAGACCACCGTGCGGGGCTCGGTGCGGGTCTGTCCGGTGGTGATGTCGCGCAGTGTGCGGGTGTCGGTGATGGTGAATCCCGGCCCGCCGTTGCTGGCGCTGCACGCCTCGCCGGCGGGGATCCGCACGGTCCGCGGGCTCGTCGGACGGCTGCGGTCACTCTGCGACGACGTCACCTCGTAGCGCTTGATGCCGACCAGGCGCACCGTGATGGAGCTCGAGGTCCACTGGGTCTGGATCTGCACCGACGTGGGACCGTCGTTGCGGAACTTCACGTCGAGCACGTCGCCGAACACCGTCGCCTCCCGGCCGGCGGGGTAGCGGCTGATGTAGTAGCTGTGCTCGTGGTGCTCGATGTCCTCCATGCCGGCGAAGTACGAGGCGTTGTACAGCGTGGTGGCCAATTGGGAGACCCCGCCGCCGACCCCGCGCGCGGGCCTGCCGTTCTGGATGATGCCGGCCTCGACGTAGCCGGCGGCCAACGTGCGCGGATTGGTTGCGTCGTTGAGGCTGAACGTTTCTCCCGGCCGGACCACGATGCCGTCGATCTGCTGGGCGGCGCGGCGGATGTTGCGACCGGAGTCCCCGGAGAAGCCGCTGGTCTCGAACTCGCCGATGACCTCGATGGGGCCGAGCGCCTCGAGTTCCGCGAAGGTGAACGTGGCCGGCTCGTCGACGTACTCGGCGGTGATCTCGCGGTCGTCGGTGCTGGTGAGCATCGAGAGCAGATCGGTCAGGGTGGCGTCGTAGTCGACGGTGCGGCCCGCCTGCTCGCGCGCCTTGACCGGCGGGCTGGCCGCGAAGTCGATGTCGGCGTCGCGGCGCGGGACCTCCGACTCTGCCAGCTGCGGGCGCAACTCCTCGACAATCACGTTCTCGTCGATCTCCGGCACCAGGCGGCCGTCCTCGGTGCGGAAGGTCAGCGCTTCGGCGATGACGTCCTCGGAGATGACGGCCCGGGTGTCGTCGTCGCCGTCGACGGTGACCGGCCCCGACACCGCCGGGATGGCGACGTCGTTGAGGGCGGACTCGATCTCGGCGCTGGTCGTGCGCGCGGGGCGTTCCACCATCGGCAGGTCCACGGTGTCGCCGGTCGCCCAGTCCCGGGTGAACACCTCGGCGGCGGCCGGGACGTCGAGTCGGCGGCCGGGTTGCGGCTGCGCGGCCTCGGGTTCGCCGTCGACGAATCGCACGGAGCCCTCGACGGGATCCTCGGCGACGGTGTCCCCGAGGTTTTCGAGGGCCTCGGTCAGGGCGGCTGCGTCCACCGACGAGACGACGTCGATCGGGGTCTCGGCAAAGAGCGAGGTGAATCGGGTGAAGGGATTCAACGGTTGCGGGCCCGCCTGCGCGACGGTGGCGGGGGCGTCGAGGGTCAGGTCGATCGACCGCGGGTCCACCTCGGCCTCGGCGGTCCCCAGGGTCACGGGCACCGGCTCCTCGGCGCGCGGGCCGACGACCTCGGTGAGCCGCTGCTCGGCGGCCACCGGGGTCAGTCCGCCGAGCTCAACGCCGGCGGCGGTGACCCCGCGGGACACCTTTCCCGAGGTCAACATCACATCGGCGAAATACAGCGACGCCACCAGGACGAGGGGGAAGCTGACGGTCAAATAGAGCCGACGGCGCCGGCGCCCTCTGACACCAGGGCCCTTGGGGGCGCCTATCGCCAGCATGCTGGACACCTCGACATCCTCGGGCCGAGGTTGCCCGCAGCCGGTTTGACTTCACATTCTATGGAGTGGGCAACGAACGGGGCGGCCGAAGGATTCCCCGACGTAACGGTCCGGGGCCCGGAACCGAGATTCCCAATGAGGAATCGCGGGATGGAGACATGAGGGACGCAACACGGCCGGCGCTCGGACTGTCGGTCGGCACCACGGCCTTGGCGGCCGTGACATCGGACAACGCGGTGCGCAAGGCGCCGGTCCTGACGGCCGGGGGCGGCACGATCACGGACTTCGTCGACCGGGTGGGGGACCCGGTGGGCCTGCTGGCCGCCGACGGGACCAGTCACCGCGCGGAGCGGGTGCTCGCCGAGGCGCTGCGGCAGACGGCCTACGAGGCCACCCGC
It encodes the following:
- a CDS encoding VanW family protein, which produces MLAIGAPKGPGVRGRRRRRLYLTVSFPLVLVASLYFADVMLTSGKVSRGVTAAGVELGGLTPVAAEQRLTEVVGPRAEEPVPVTLGTAEAEVDPRSIDLTLDAPATVAQAGPQPLNPFTRFTSLFAETPIDVVSSVDAAALTEALENLGDTVAEDPVEGSVRFVDGEPEAAQPQPGRRLDVPAAAEVFTRDWATGDTVDLPMVERPARTTSAEIESALNDVAIPAVSGPVTVDGDDDTRAVISEDVIAEALTFRTEDGRLVPEIDENVIVEELRPQLAESEVPRRDADIDFAASPPVKAREQAGRTVDYDATLTDLLSMLTSTDDREITAEYVDEPATFTFAELEALGPIEVIGEFETSGFSGDSGRNIRRAAQQIDGIVVRPGETFSLNDATNPRTLAAGYVEAGIIQNGRPARGVGGGVSQLATTLYNASYFAGMEDIEHHEHSYYISRYPAGREATVFGDVLDVKFRNDGPTSVQIQTQWTSSSITVRLVGIKRYEVTSSQSDRSRPTSPRTVRIPAGEACSASNGGPGFTITDTRTLRDITTGQTRTEPRTVVYDPIPRVVCGG